The Tistrella mobilis genome includes a window with the following:
- a CDS encoding LysR family transcriptional regulator gives MVDFRSLESFVWIARLGSFRAAADKLNAAQPSVSARIAKLEQELGVQLFDRSARNVTLTSKGRVLLDYAERLLGLRASMLSAVADISGLGGTIRMGAAETIVHTWLPRLIERIHKHYPGVTLELEVDTSLNLRDGLVNRGLDIAFLLGPVSQPTVQNRPLCHYPLAWVASPRLGLPRDGAVTLDTLANWPIITYPRLSRPYIAIQDMMHGLPGRRPRIYGSSSLATIVRMTLDGIGISAIPPRIVREELASGALHLVEADAAAMLPGMDFTVSWQAQADTPLARAIAEAAIETAAGDTEA, from the coding sequence ATGGTCGATTTCCGCAGCCTGGAGAGCTTCGTCTGGATCGCCCGCCTCGGCAGTTTCCGGGCGGCGGCGGACAAGCTGAATGCGGCACAACCCTCGGTTTCAGCGCGTATCGCCAAGCTGGAGCAGGAGCTGGGCGTCCAGCTCTTCGATCGCAGCGCCCGCAATGTGACGCTCACCTCGAAAGGGCGGGTGCTGCTGGACTATGCCGAACGGCTGCTGGGGCTCAGGGCCTCGATGCTCTCGGCTGTGGCCGATATTTCGGGGCTGGGCGGCACCATCCGCATGGGGGCGGCCGAGACCATCGTCCACACCTGGCTGCCGCGACTGATCGAGCGGATCCACAAGCATTACCCGGGTGTCACGCTGGAGCTGGAGGTCGATACCTCGCTCAACCTGCGTGACGGGCTGGTCAATCGCGGGCTGGACATCGCTTTCCTGCTGGGACCGGTCAGCCAGCCGACGGTGCAGAACCGGCCGCTCTGCCACTATCCCCTGGCCTGGGTGGCGAGCCCCAGGCTCGGGCTGCCGCGCGACGGCGCGGTCACGCTCGACACCCTCGCCAACTGGCCGATCATCACCTATCCGCGGCTCAGCCGGCCCTATATCGCCATTCAGGACATGATGCACGGCCTGCCCGGCCGCCGGCCGCGGATCTACGGCTCCAGCTCGCTCGCCACCATCGTGCGGATGACCCTGGACGGGATCGGGATCAGCGCCATCCCGCCCCGGATCGTGCGCGAGGAACTGGCGTCCGGCGCCCTGCATCTGGTGGAAGCCGATGCCGCCGCCATGCTGCCGGGGATGGATTTTACCGTCTCCTGGCAGGCCCAGGCCGATACGCCCCTGGCCCGCGCCATTGCCGAAGCCGCGATCGAGACTGCGGCAGGCGATACCGAGGCCTGA
- a CDS encoding sensor domain-containing diguanylate cyclase: MANILTGETAISLPALFAALPVAVMLIGRDGRILAANPATAVLQKGPPEAMLGQQVAYIHPDAIRNMARDLWLAEAGLEIPDHQVTFGDRQYQVSVRAVRNDTGEVAAVVVAFTDISRLKRVERRLSETNRRLKARVWEDHLTGIPSRRYLDAALAREVRRARRGGQALSIVMADIDRFKSYNDRYGHPAGDDCLRLVAQAASAALGRGEDELCRYGGEEFVAILPGTGTDGAADVAERMRCAVADQTIPHDGVPWGHVTISLGVASLPAVDHGSHRDRDALIAAADAALYAAKAAGRDRVARAGDDGSSPRSA; this comes from the coding sequence ATGGCCAATATCCTGACCGGTGAGACCGCGATCTCGCTGCCGGCGCTGTTTGCGGCGCTGCCGGTCGCGGTGATGCTGATCGGTCGCGACGGCCGCATTCTCGCCGCCAATCCCGCGACCGCAGTCCTGCAGAAGGGCCCGCCAGAGGCGATGCTGGGCCAGCAGGTGGCGTACATCCATCCCGACGCAATCCGTAACATGGCACGTGACCTCTGGTTGGCTGAAGCGGGCCTGGAGATTCCGGATCACCAGGTGACATTCGGCGATCGGCAGTATCAGGTATCGGTCCGTGCGGTCCGCAACGACACGGGCGAGGTGGCGGCCGTTGTGGTCGCCTTCACCGATATCAGCCGGTTGAAGCGGGTTGAACGGCGCCTGTCCGAAACAAACCGGCGGCTGAAGGCGCGGGTCTGGGAAGATCACCTGACCGGCATTCCGTCCCGCCGCTATCTGGATGCCGCCCTGGCGCGCGAGGTTCGCCGTGCCCGACGTGGCGGGCAGGCGCTGTCGATCGTGATGGCCGATATCGACCGGTTCAAATCCTATAACGACCGCTATGGCCATCCGGCCGGCGATGACTGTCTGCGCCTGGTGGCGCAGGCCGCATCGGCGGCGCTGGGCCGGGGCGAGGACGAGCTGTGCCGCTATGGTGGCGAGGAATTCGTCGCCATCCTGCCCGGAACCGGCACCGATGGTGCCGCCGATGTCGCCGAGCGGATGCGCTGCGCGGTGGCCGACCAGACGATCCCCCATGACGGTGTGCCCTGGGGCCATGTGACCATCAGCCTGGGGGTCGCCAGCCTGCCGGCCGTCGATCACGGCAGCCATCGCGACCGTGATGCCCTGATCGCAGCCGCCGATGCCGCCCTTTACGCCGCCAAGGCGGCCGGCCGCGATCGGGTGGCGCGGGCCGGTGACGACGGATCTAGCCCCCGATCAGCTTGA
- a CDS encoding acetoacetate--CoA ligase yields the protein MPMRIEEGAELWRPSAETVEAARITDFMRWLAAERGVETGDYEALRRWSVTEPAAFWQALIDRFGIRFSSPAETAIASEEMPGAVWFPGATINYARVAFDQARPGEVAIFHQSEVRPLQALTWDAFEVKVRALMGRLRAMGVKPGDRVAAYLPNTPEAAIACLAATGVGAIWSSCSPDFGTRSVLDRFGQIRPKVVFAVDGYAYSGRQFDRRAVVKQIFEHLPDAEHLVFLPYLNPADRSLPVESAVLWDDLVEGPEAMALAATQEFEEVPFEHPLWIQYSSGTTGLPKGIVHSHGGIVLEHVKSHGLAGDLNPGDRFMWFTTTGWTMWNSQLSGLLVGATLVIYDGNPAWPDPYPLWRLIEKTKLNVFGTSAAWLTAQAAAGVEPGAMFDLSALRSIGSTGSPLPPEGYAFVYEKVKRDLWLNAISGGTDTCAAFVGGSVILPVNAGEMQARALGVDVAALDDEGRELIGEVGELVIRRPMPSMPVMFWNDEDGSRYRESYFEMYPGWWRHGDFLKITKRGTAVIYGRSDSTLNRHGIRIGTAEVYRVVDNLPGVRDSLIVNLDLPHGRFFMPLFVSLEEGASLDEALQNRIRREIREACSPRHVPDVIVEIPDVPYTLTGKKIEVPVRRILMGAPIEKAANPGAMRNPESLDVFVAYADEVRRRIRDAEETAA from the coding sequence ATGCCCATGCGTATCGAAGAGGGCGCCGAACTCTGGCGCCCCTCGGCCGAGACCGTCGAGGCCGCGCGCATCACAGATTTCATGCGCTGGCTCGCGGCCGAGCGCGGCGTCGAAACCGGCGATTACGAGGCGCTGCGCCGCTGGTCGGTGACCGAGCCCGCGGCCTTCTGGCAGGCGCTGATCGACCGCTTCGGCATCCGCTTCTCCAGCCCGGCCGAAACCGCGATCGCCTCGGAAGAGATGCCGGGGGCGGTGTGGTTTCCGGGGGCGACGATCAACTATGCCCGGGTCGCCTTCGATCAGGCCCGGCCGGGCGAGGTCGCGATCTTCCACCAGTCGGAAGTCCGCCCGCTCCAGGCGCTGACCTGGGACGCGTTCGAGGTGAAGGTGCGGGCGCTGATGGGCCGGCTGCGCGCCATGGGCGTGAAGCCCGGCGACCGGGTCGCGGCCTATCTGCCCAACACGCCCGAGGCGGCGATCGCCTGCCTGGCGGCGACCGGCGTCGGCGCCATCTGGTCCAGCTGCTCGCCCGACTTCGGCACCCGATCGGTGCTCGACCGTTTCGGCCAGATCCGGCCGAAAGTGGTGTTCGCGGTGGACGGCTATGCCTATAGCGGCCGGCAGTTCGACCGGCGGGCGGTGGTGAAGCAGATCTTCGAACATCTGCCCGATGCCGAGCATCTGGTCTTCCTGCCCTATCTGAACCCGGCCGATCGCAGCTTGCCTGTCGAGAGCGCCGTGCTCTGGGACGATCTGGTCGAGGGGCCCGAGGCGATGGCCCTTGCCGCGACCCAGGAATTCGAAGAGGTGCCGTTCGAACACCCGCTCTGGATTCAGTATTCCAGCGGCACCACCGGCCTGCCCAAGGGCATCGTCCACAGCCATGGCGGCATCGTGCTGGAGCATGTGAAGAGCCACGGCCTTGCTGGCGATCTCAATCCGGGCGACCGCTTCATGTGGTTCACCACCACCGGCTGGACGATGTGGAACAGCCAGCTGTCGGGGCTGCTGGTCGGCGCGACGCTGGTGATCTATGACGGCAACCCGGCCTGGCCCGACCCCTATCCGCTCTGGCGGCTGATCGAGAAGACGAAGCTCAACGTCTTCGGCACCTCGGCCGCCTGGCTGACGGCCCAGGCCGCCGCCGGGGTCGAGCCCGGCGCCATGTTCGACCTGTCGGCCCTGCGCTCGATCGGCTCCACCGGCTCGCCGCTGCCGCCCGAGGGCTATGCCTTCGTCTACGAAAAGGTGAAGCGGGATCTGTGGCTGAACGCGATCAGCGGCGGCACCGACACCTGCGCCGCCTTCGTCGGCGGATCGGTCATTCTGCCGGTCAATGCCGGCGAGATGCAGGCGCGGGCGCTCGGCGTCGATGTCGCGGCGCTGGACGACGAGGGCCGTGAATTGATCGGCGAGGTGGGCGAGCTGGTGATCCGCCGGCCGATGCCCTCGATGCCGGTCATGTTCTGGAACGACGAGGACGGTAGCCGCTATCGCGAAAGCTATTTCGAGATGTATCCCGGCTGGTGGCGCCATGGCGACTTCCTGAAGATCACCAAGCGCGGCACTGCGGTGATCTATGGCCGGTCGGACAGCACGCTCAACCGTCACGGCATCCGCATCGGCACGGCGGAGGTCTATCGCGTGGTCGACAATCTGCCCGGCGTGCGCGACAGCCTGATCGTGAACCTGGACCTGCCTCATGGCCGGTTCTTCATGCCGCTCTTCGTGTCGCTGGAAGAGGGGGCGAGCCTGGACGAGGCGCTGCAGAACCGGATCCGCCGCGAGATCCGCGAGGCCTGCTCCCCCCGCCATGTGCCCGATGTGATCGTCGAGATCCCCGACGTGCCCTACACGCTGACCGGCAAGAAGATCGAGGTGCCGGTGCGCCGCATCCTGATGGGGGCGCCGATCGAGAAGGCGGCCAATCCGGGGGCCATGCGCAACCCGGAAAGCCTCGACGTCTTCGTCGCCTATGCCGACGAGGTCCGCCGCCGGATCCGCGATGCGGAAGAGACTGCGGCCTGA
- a CDS encoding gamma-glutamylcyclotransferase, which yields MTSPDNGRAAALSETTAAAASGTTTGSGTIGSGMADGPLAGGGPHGVTREMLQADEIRRRFARLYPHIHILDDAELAQSLEEMLDTAPPGAFAGGAPRLFGYGSLMWNPCVAITERRRARVVGLHRSFCLWMPFGRGTPDQPGLMLALDRGGSCTAMTLMPDPADWRAELALIWRREMLTASYLPRWVSAQTPEGPVPALTFVINPAHERYAGRLTEDQTARIIAHATGELGSSADYLRACVGALDAAGIHDRRMVALLSRVEYHQQAYTDMPEDISGR from the coding sequence ATGACCTCACCCGACAACGGGCGTGCGGCCGCCCTTTCCGAGACCACCGCCGCAGCGGCTTCGGGAACCACCACCGGCTCCGGAACGATTGGCTCCGGAATGGCCGACGGACCGCTCGCCGGCGGCGGGCCGCATGGCGTCACCCGCGAAATGTTGCAGGCCGACGAGATCCGCCGCCGCTTCGCCCGGCTTTATCCGCACATCCATATTCTGGACGATGCCGAGCTGGCGCAATCGCTGGAAGAGATGCTCGACACCGCCCCGCCCGGCGCATTCGCGGGCGGCGCGCCGCGGCTGTTCGGCTATGGCTCGCTGATGTGGAACCCCTGCGTGGCGATCACCGAGCGGCGGCGCGCGCGGGTGGTGGGGTTGCACCGCAGCTTCTGCCTGTGGATGCCCTTCGGCCGCGGCACGCCCGATCAGCCCGGGCTGATGCTGGCGCTCGACCGCGGCGGGTCGTGCACCGCTATGACCCTGATGCCCGACCCGGCCGACTGGCGCGCCGAACTTGCCCTGATCTGGCGGCGCGAGATGCTGACCGCCTCTTACCTGCCGCGCTGGGTATCGGCCCAGACACCAGAGGGGCCCGTGCCGGCCCTGACTTTCGTGATCAACCCCGCCCATGAACGCTATGCCGGCCGGCTGACCGAAGACCAGACCGCCCGGATCATCGCCCATGCCACCGGCGAGCTGGGCTCGTCGGCCGACTATCTGCGGGCCTGCGTGGGGGCGCTCGACGCCGCCGGCATCCACGACCGGCGCATGGTCGCCCTGCTATCACGGGTGGAATACCACCAACAGGCGTACACGGATATGCCCGAAGACATCAGTGGTCGCTGA
- a CDS encoding sensor histidine kinase produces the protein MTFDLTTDRRKIETLRRYRVLGSESAPALSQLVTAAASALDATAGLLVGLDERGPRVLAGTQADGRGSPGSQDLFARVTRQLGGEGDEDLLLAAIRAKDGTTIAVLALDGCPRMDAHATAVLQRQLDALGAVMDLGVTVATALDQADRLAAHEAELTHQSSLLEQQAEELVRLAEENYAQRLSAEGAFQQKSLFLATLTHELRTPLTAIIGFAELMEQQVLGPIGNETYLGYLNSIHGSGKHLLSIINDLLDMAKIEAGKYDVTPTAMAANPVLSQTIRVVGGLAIEKRVRIAWTPLRPSPEIVADDRALKQVMLNLLSNAIKYSPPGGSITVDNRVQNDRFIVAISDEGPGIAPEDLARLMRPYEQARNGGAETQVKGTGLGLTISRMLVELQGGTLTLESTEGRGTTSCFDLPLAAPDARRAD, from the coding sequence ATGACGTTCGACCTGACCACCGACCGGCGGAAAATCGAGACGCTGCGCCGCTATCGGGTTCTCGGATCGGAGTCTGCGCCGGCGTTGAGCCAGCTGGTAACGGCCGCGGCCTCGGCGCTTGACGCAACCGCCGGTCTGTTGGTCGGGCTGGATGAACGCGGCCCGCGTGTCCTTGCGGGCACACAGGCCGATGGGCGCGGCAGCCCCGGTTCCCAGGACCTGTTCGCCCGGGTGACACGTCAGCTGGGCGGCGAAGGTGATGAGGATCTGCTGCTGGCCGCGATCCGGGCGAAAGACGGCACCACGATCGCCGTTCTGGCGCTGGACGGCTGCCCGCGCATGGATGCCCACGCCACCGCCGTTCTGCAGCGGCAGCTCGACGCCCTGGGCGCGGTGATGGATCTGGGCGTGACGGTGGCGACCGCCCTCGATCAGGCCGACCGCCTGGCCGCACACGAGGCCGAACTGACCCATCAGAGCAGCCTTCTGGAACAGCAGGCGGAAGAACTGGTCCGGCTGGCCGAGGAAAACTACGCCCAGCGGCTGTCGGCCGAAGGCGCCTTTCAGCAGAAATCGCTGTTTCTGGCCACGCTGACCCACGAGCTGCGCACGCCGCTGACCGCGATCATCGGTTTTGCCGAGCTGATGGAACAGCAGGTTCTGGGACCGATCGGCAACGAGACCTATCTGGGCTATCTGAACTCGATCCACGGCAGCGGCAAGCACCTGCTCTCGATCATCAACGACCTGCTCGACATGGCCAAGATCGAGGCCGGCAAATACGACGTCACACCAACCGCCATGGCCGCCAATCCGGTGCTGTCGCAGACCATTCGCGTGGTCGGCGGGCTTGCGATCGAAAAGCGGGTGCGGATCGCCTGGACGCCGCTGCGCCCCTCGCCCGAGATCGTCGCCGACGATCGGGCACTCAAGCAGGTGATGCTGAACCTGCTGTCGAACGCCATCAAATACAGCCCGCCCGGCGGGTCGATCACCGTCGACAACCGGGTGCAGAACGATCGCTTCATCGTGGCGATCAGCGATGAAGGCCCCGGCATCGCTCCGGAAGATCTGGCGCGGCTGATGCGCCCCTACGAGCAGGCCCGCAACGGCGGCGCCGAAACCCAGGTCAAGGGCACCGGGCTCGGCCTGACGATCAGCCGCATGCTGGTGGAATTGCAGGGCGGCACGCTGACGCTTGAAAGCACCGAGGGCCGGGGCACCACCTCGTGCTTCGACCTGCCGCTGGCCGCACCCGACGCCCGACGGGCGGACTGA